In the genome of Salvelinus fontinalis isolate EN_2023a unplaced genomic scaffold, ASM2944872v1 scaffold_0095, whole genome shotgun sequence, one region contains:
- the LOC129843048 gene encoding contactin-1-like, with the protein MSVTVLVLLVLSSSLSHTEAVLFGEPRIFGDDATGYGPIFEEEPLDIVYTKESPDRYISMNCRARANPAPTYRWRRDNWEIKLMELPNEHYSLVGGNLIINNPEEKKHAGTYVCVAKNVYGTVISKEAKVKFGYLEEFPDEERDPVTVKEGQGAVLLCAPPKRWPTEVTFRWIYNEFPVFLHPDKRRFVSQSTGNLYISKVEASDAGNYSCYVFNPQIGKGVYSKYITLISTEETPEKRYKADLVVKFPDTTAMLNYNVTLECFALGNPAPHIVWRKIGATDLPASAQVSMSGALLHLYNVQYEDSAGYECEAINQKWQDWHQAWLYVEAAPEWAVTINNTQKDIGSEHTMSCVANGKPVPYIRWLKDGYSYGKGELKFSSLTFEDSGMYQCIAENYWGIIYASAELRVIACAPTFELNPVKKYLLGANNGRVVIACKPRAAPRPRFTWTKGKEVLFNNSRISIMFDGSLEILNATRNDEGVYTCLAENDRGKANSTGTLTITEATQITVAPEDTQVMVGEEVHLQCQASFDPSLDITFIWSLDFRVIDFYLEWKHYERIMDREDSGELKIMNVQLRHEGRYTCTAQTVVDNVTASADLKVKGLPAPPGGVRVEEIRDTSVKLVWNRGADHGSPILGYTIQTRDFYALTEVDWRDASTSPTALDGMSVMADVVDLYPWMEYEFRVYATNEFGDGEASIPSMKIKTWDAVPVVAPTSVGGYGGKDGELVITWTPVQPQYFYGKKFGYVVAFKPHDEVDWWYETISDPETRRYVHRDASFRVKSNDFQVREFQVKVKTFNSKGDGPYSLSTTVYYPRDVPSESPTDVYSRPVSSHEALVWWIPVMDTGTGLQQYIDGYQVKYWRKYDDTEPGANRIFVPASMNQTRLENMLPDSHYLIEVRAYNGAGVGPPSEHCEMFTKRAPPSVAPQMWRYISYSGKWLYVWWHHISYDWFGNESFPLYYKVMFRKTGYITGPIYMTGWHFIDFPMPQVGDYELEVRGRYEGGDGPIRKIRLQGKASFLRPTLSLATMLLLALCIVGLGI; encoded by the exons ATGTCTGTCACAGTCCTGGTCCTGCTGGttctctcctcctcactgtcACATACTG AGGCAGTGTTGTTTGGTGAGCCCAGGATCTTTGGAG ATGACGCTACTGGCTACGGTCCAATATTTGAAGAGGAGCCTCTGGATATCGTCTACACAAAGGAGTCACCTGACCGATATATCTCCATGAACTGTAGAGCACGGGCCAACCCTGCACCTACATACAG ATGGAGGCGTGATAACTGGGAGATCAAGCTGATGGAGCTGCCTAATGAACACTACAGTCTGGTGGGAGGGAACCTCATCATAAACAACCCTGAAGAGAAGAAACATGCCGGGACCTACGTCTGTGTCGCCAAGAACGTGTACGGCACCGTCATCAGCAAGGAGGCCAAGGTCAAGTTTGGAT ACCTGGAGGAGTTcccagatgaagagagagacccTGTGACCGTGAAGGAGGGCCAGGGGGCCGTCCTGCTCTGTGCTCCTCCCAAGCGATGGCCAA CTGAGGTGACGTTCCGTTGGATATACAACGAGTTTCCGGTCTTCCTCCACCCGGATAAGCGTCGCTTCGTCTCTCAGAGCACCGGGAATTTGTACATCTCCAAGGTGGAGGCGTCAGACGCAGGGAACTACTCCTGCTATGTGTTCAACCCACAGATTGGCAAGGGAGTCTACTCCAAGTATATCACTCTTATATCTACAGAAGAGA CCCCAGAGAAGAGGTACAAGGCCGACCTCGTGGTGAAGTTCCCTGACACCACAGCTATGCTCAACTACAACGTCACACTGGAGTGCTTCGCTCTGGGAAA TCCGGCCCCTCATATCGTCTGGAGGAAGATAGGTGCTACCGACCTGCCTGCTAGCGCTCAGGTCAGCATGTCTGGAGCTCTGCTCCACCTCTACAACGTCCAGTATGAAGACTCAGCAGGGTACGAGTGTGAGGCCATCAACCAGAAGTGGCAGGACTGGCATCAGGCGTGGCTCTATGTAGAGG CTGCTCCTGAGTGGGCTGTGACCATCAACAACACCCAGAAGGACATAGGGTCAGAACACACCATGTCCTGTGTGGCTAACGGGAAGCCTGTCCCATACATCCGATGGCTCAAGGATGGATACTCG TATGGTAAAGGTGAGCTGAAGTTCTCCAGTCTGACGTTTGAAGACTCTGGGATGTACCAGTGTATCGCTGAGAACTACTGGGGTATCATCTACGCCAGCGCTGAGCTACGTGTCATTG CTTGTGCCCCGACGTTTGAGTTGAACCCAGTGAAGAAGTATCTTCTAGGAGCTAACAACGGCCGTGTGGTCATAGCGTGTAAACCCAGAGCTGCCCCCAGACCCAGGTTCACCTGGACCAAGGGAAAAGAAGTGCTCTTCAACAACTCACG TATCTCCATAATGTTTGATGGGAGTCTGGAGATCCTGAACGCCACCAGGAATGATGAGGGCGTGTACACCTGCTTAGCTGAGAATGACAGAGGGAAGGCCAACAGCACGGGGACTCTCACCATCACAG aGGCGACACAGATCACAGTAGCCCCAGAGGACACTCAGGTGATGGTAGGAGAGGAGGTGCATCTGCAGTGCCAGGCCTCCTTTGACCCCAGTCTGGACATCACCTTCATCTGGTCTCTGGATTTCAGGGTCATCGACTTCTACCTAGAGTGGAAGCACTATGAGCGCATCATG GATCGTGAGGACAGTGGAGAGCTGAAGATAATGAATGTCCAGTTAAGACACGAGGGACGCTACACCTGTACAGCCCAGACTGTCGTGGACAACGTCACCGCGTCAGCAGACCTCAAGGTCAAAGGTCTTCCTGCTCCTCCCGGTGGGGTGAGGGTTGAGGAGATCAGGGACACCTCGGTGAAGTTGGTGTGGAACCGAGGGGCCGACCATGGCAGCCCCATCCTTGGGTACACCATCCAGACCAGAGACTTCTATGCCCTAACTGAAgtggactggagggacgcatccACCT cccctacAGCCCTGGATGGCATGTCAGTGATGGCTGATGTTGTGGACCTGTACCCCTGGATGGAGTATGAGTTTAGGGTCTATGCTACTAATGAGTTTGGCGACGGGGAGGCCAGCATCCCTTCAATGAAGATCAAAACCTGGGACGCAG TGCCTGTGGTGGCCCCGACCAGCGTTGGAGGCTACGGGGGTAAAGATGGAGAGTTGGTCATCACATGGACA CCCGTACAGCCGCAGTACTTCTACGGGAAGAAGTTTGGCTACGTTGTGGCCTTCAAGCCTCATGATGAGGTTGACTGGTGGTATGAGACCATATCAGACCCAGAGACACGACGCTACGTCCATCGAGACGCCTCTTTCAGGGTCAAGTCCAACGACTTCCAGGTCAGGGAGTTCCAAGTGAAGGTGAAGACGTTTAACTCCAAAGGAGATGGACCCTACAGCCTGTcgactactgtctactacccacgagatg tccCCTCTGAGTCTCCTACAGATGTATACTCCAGGCCTGTCTCGTCCCACGaagctctggtctggtggatacCAGTCATGGACACTGGTACCGGCCTTCAGCAGTACATAGATGGTTACCAG GTGAAGTACTGGAGGAAGTATGACGATACAGAGCCGGGGGCCAATCGTATCTTTGTGCCCGCCTCCATGAACCAGACCAGGCTGGAGAACATGCTGCCAGACTCCCACTACCTCATCGAGGTCAGAGCCTACAACGGAGCCGGTGTCGGCCCTCCCAGCGAACACTGCGAGATGTTCACCAAGAGAGCAC CTCCAAGTGTGGCTCCCCAAATGTGGCGTTACATCAGCTACTCTGGCAAGTGGCTGTACGTGTGGTGGCACCACATCTCCTACGACTGGTTTGGCAATGAGTCCTTCCCACTATATTATAAG gtGATGTTCAGGAAGACTGGCTACATCACAGGGCCGATCTACATGACGGGCTGGCACTTCATTGACTTCCCCATGCCCCAGGTAGGGGACTACGAGCTGGAGGTCAGAGGTCGCTATGAGGGTGGAGACGGCCCCATCAGGAAGATCAGGCTTCAGG gtAAGGCGTCTTTCCTGAGACCCACTCTCAGTCTGGCCACCATGCTACTGCTGGCCCTGTGTATCGTGGGATTGGGGATATAG